A portion of the Myxococcales bacterium genome contains these proteins:
- a CDS encoding SDR family NAD(P)-dependent oxidoreductase, giving the protein MKHILVTGAAGAIGGAIAAAFRKQDPRARFSLVDVNDEATAREARRVGGDAAPYNWDLSKVDALPALYAALEDERGPVDVLVNCAGIMEVRSLVATPWELGAKLMRIDLESPLRLMSLAAPGMARRGHGTIVNVTSMAGVTPLRGCTFYGAAKAGLAMASEIARLELGPSGVHVLTVYPGPVRSGLEERARGQLPPTLISRMLPTGAPEPLAARVVEACAERRARVVYPPLYDLAARFPTVASKVTMTFSPRPRDL; this is encoded by the coding sequence GTGAAACACATCCTGGTGACGGGCGCCGCCGGCGCCATCGGCGGGGCCATCGCGGCCGCCTTTCGCAAGCAAGACCCCCGCGCGCGTTTTTCGCTCGTCGACGTCAACGACGAGGCGACGGCGCGCGAGGCGCGTCGCGTGGGCGGCGACGCGGCCCCTTACAACTGGGATCTCTCGAAGGTCGACGCGCTGCCGGCGCTCTACGCGGCGCTCGAGGACGAGCGAGGGCCCGTCGACGTGCTCGTGAACTGCGCTGGCATCATGGAGGTCCGCTCCCTCGTGGCGACGCCGTGGGAGCTCGGTGCCAAGCTCATGCGCATCGACCTCGAGAGTCCGCTCCGGCTGATGTCGCTCGCGGCGCCGGGCATGGCGCGCCGCGGCCACGGCACCATCGTCAACGTGACGAGCATGGCGGGCGTGACGCCGCTGCGCGGCTGCACCTTCTACGGCGCCGCCAAGGCAGGCCTCGCCATGGCGTCCGAGATCGCGCGATTGGAGCTCGGTCCCTCGGGCGTTCATGTGCTCACGGTGTACCCGGGGCCGGTGCGCTCGGGCCTCGAGGAGCGCGCCCGCGGCCAGCTTCCGCCCACGCTCATCTCTCGCATGTTGCCGACCGGCGCCCCCGAGCCGCTCGCCGCGCGCGTGGTCGAAGCGTGCGCCGAGCGCCGCGCTCGCGTCGTTTATCCGCCGCTCTACGACTTGGCCGCCCGGTTTCCCACCGTCGCGTCGAAGGTCACCATGACCTTCAGCCCTCGACCGCGGGATCTGTAA
- a CDS encoding TetR/AcrR family transcriptional regulator, with translation MPRDAIGIIIPAVPPVALPPTPLPTSRRAELSQRILSAALACFAEAGFEGTSIPAVMARAGVGAGSLYRLFESKEALFNAVFREAKGRLAQALAAPALPSQHGKREELAAKATFDAFWGSLVAFARREPVAFRFLELHHHAPHLDAESRQVELNVLAPLLVTCMDLQRRSILQDQLAPEVVLAFVWGALVGLVKAETLGYVKLDDAAFRHARDACWRAFAAPTLHKTPFAQAPFHGAEKPTRARAPSKKTTRLNGRKSTRRR, from the coding sequence TTGCCAAGGGACGCGATTGGAATCATCATTCCAGCCGTGCCTCCCGTCGCGCTCCCCCCGACGCCCTTGCCGACGTCGCGCCGCGCGGAGCTTTCGCAGCGGATCCTAAGCGCCGCGCTCGCCTGCTTCGCCGAGGCCGGCTTCGAAGGAACGAGCATTCCAGCGGTGATGGCGCGCGCCGGTGTCGGCGCCGGGTCGCTGTACCGGCTCTTCGAGAGCAAAGAAGCGCTCTTCAACGCCGTCTTTCGCGAAGCCAAAGGGCGCCTCGCGCAGGCCCTGGCCGCGCCGGCGCTGCCGTCCCAGCACGGCAAGCGCGAGGAGCTCGCCGCGAAAGCAACCTTCGACGCGTTCTGGGGCAGTCTCGTGGCGTTCGCGCGTCGCGAGCCCGTCGCCTTTCGTTTCCTCGAGCTGCACCATCACGCGCCGCACCTCGACGCCGAGAGTCGCCAGGTCGAGCTCAACGTGCTCGCACCGCTCTTGGTGACCTGCATGGATCTCCAGCGCCGATCCATCCTTCAAGACCAGCTCGCGCCGGAGGTCGTCTTGGCGTTCGTGTGGGGAGCTCTCGTGGGGCTCGTGAAGGCCGAGACCCTCGGCTACGTGAAGCTCGACGACGCGGCCTTCCGGCATGCCCGCGACGCGTGCTGGCGCGCGTTCGCCGCGCCCACGCTGCACAAGACCCCTTTCGCGCAGGCCCCTTTCCACGGTGCCGAAAAACCCACGCGCGCTCGCGCGCCGAGCAAGAAGACGACGAGATTGAACGGACGCAAGTCCACGAGGAGGCGATGA
- a CDS encoding VWA domain-containing protein has protein sequence MTRVVDELLWSLRRAGLAISTAQAIDAVRATALVGLTERQTLKDALFATLVTKRSDAALFERGFAEFFSGAPRRSLWERLDALGFSEAERLTLRELLDAHAGETDGALLMTLLGRGSDLSQLLLSATAGGALAPASPHHLGFATHKVLERMGEGRAQRRLALLRRSLVDALGERGEALADAVQSELDAVSADVREHFARSLEERAKERASPRPRLEDKALASLGAEEAREIRLAIRRFVERLRGGARVRRRRAARGRIDPHRTLRAALRTFGVPLKLARKTRRRDRPQLVILCDVSDSVRATSRFMLEFVSAAHELFSRTRSFVFVSDVAETTHLFETLPTARALEEACSGRVVPTTSNSHYGRALRAFEGLLGTSLDRKTTLVVLGDGRTNFQDAGADVVGRLKDRVRSLYWLCPEGKDEWAQSDSAMVRYEPHCTRVLEVRTARELEVAARTLVRGVG, from the coding sequence ATGACCCGCGTCGTCGATGAGCTGCTCTGGTCGCTGCGACGTGCGGGGCTCGCGATCTCGACGGCCCAAGCCATCGACGCCGTCCGCGCGACGGCCCTCGTGGGCCTCACCGAGCGCCAGACCCTCAAAGACGCGCTCTTTGCGACGCTCGTCACCAAGCGAAGCGATGCGGCGCTCTTCGAGCGCGGCTTCGCAGAGTTCTTCTCAGGCGCACCGCGGCGATCTTTGTGGGAGCGCCTCGACGCGCTCGGCTTCTCCGAGGCCGAACGCCTCACGTTGCGAGAGCTCTTGGACGCCCACGCCGGTGAGACCGACGGCGCCTTGCTCATGACGCTCCTCGGGCGAGGTAGCGACCTCTCGCAGCTCCTCTTGTCGGCGACAGCCGGGGGAGCGCTCGCGCCCGCGTCGCCGCATCACCTCGGCTTCGCCACGCACAAGGTCCTCGAACGCATGGGCGAGGGCCGAGCGCAGAGGCGGCTCGCGCTCCTCAGGCGCTCGCTCGTCGACGCCCTTGGCGAGCGCGGCGAAGCGCTCGCCGACGCCGTGCAAAGCGAGCTCGACGCGGTCTCTGCCGACGTGCGGGAGCACTTCGCGCGCAGCCTCGAGGAGCGCGCGAAGGAGCGCGCGTCGCCACGACCGCGCCTCGAAGACAAAGCCCTCGCGTCGCTCGGCGCCGAAGAGGCGCGCGAGATTCGCTTGGCCATCCGCCGCTTCGTCGAGCGCTTGCGCGGCGGCGCTCGTGTGCGAAGGCGGCGAGCCGCCCGCGGGCGCATCGATCCGCACCGAACGTTGCGCGCCGCCCTCCGAACCTTCGGCGTGCCGCTCAAGCTCGCGCGCAAAACGCGGCGTCGCGATCGGCCGCAGCTCGTCATCCTCTGCGACGTGAGCGACTCGGTCCGCGCGACGTCCCGCTTCATGCTCGAGTTTGTGTCCGCCGCCCATGAGCTCTTCTCAAGGACACGGAGCTTCGTGTTCGTCAGCGACGTGGCGGAGACGACGCACCTGTTCGAGACGTTGCCGACGGCGCGCGCCCTCGAAGAGGCGTGCTCCGGTCGCGTCGTACCGACGACGTCGAACTCGCACTACGGCCGCGCGCTGCGCGCCTTTGAAGGGCTCCTCGGCACGAGCCTCGACCGCAAGACAACGCTCGTCGTCTTGGGCGACGGTCGCACCAACTTTCAAGACGCGGGCGCCGACGTGGTCGGGCGCCTCAAAGACCGCGTCCGATCCCTCTACTGGCTTTGCCCCGAGGGCAAAGACGAGTGGGCCCAGTCGGACAGCGCCATGGTGCGCTACGAGCCTCATTGCACACGGGTGCTGGAGGTGCGCACGGCGCGTGAGCTTGAGGTGGCGGCGCGGACGTTGGTTCGCGGCGTTGGCTAG
- a CDS encoding redoxin domain-containing protein, whose product MGPVAKMQPAARHAWLGVSMQPAGSAVVVSQVAATSPADRAGLRVGDRLLRVAGNAIVAPVDVQRAVAARAPGDLLVLVFERDGKEGSVRVTLAPRPSADEQARATYVGKLAPPLAGLVTVNGPPLTTEGLRHRVVILDFWAVWCVPCRLSLPALSQMQARYGAQGLSVLPITSDPAESAATFARDLGLRTPVVLDPEGTTTRAYGVSVLPTTVVIDRRGVVRDVILGYGKLEAQRLEALVATLLAEPVTPVTPAAPAMPAPPASAGDAGAAEAGATKPKATSP is encoded by the coding sequence ATGGGACCGGTTGCCAAGATGCAACCGGCAGCCCGCCACGCGTGGTTGGGCGTCTCGATGCAACCGGCTGGCTCGGCGGTTGTCGTCTCTCAGGTGGCGGCCACGTCGCCGGCGGATCGTGCGGGCCTGCGCGTGGGCGATCGCTTGCTCCGCGTCGCGGGCAACGCGATCGTCGCTCCCGTCGACGTTCAGCGTGCGGTGGCGGCGCGCGCACCCGGTGACCTCCTCGTGCTCGTCTTCGAGCGCGATGGCAAGGAGGGGAGCGTTCGCGTGACGCTGGCGCCACGGCCCTCGGCCGACGAGCAGGCCCGCGCCACGTACGTCGGCAAGCTCGCGCCGCCGTTGGCCGGTCTCGTGACCGTCAACGGGCCTCCGCTCACGACCGAGGGCCTTCGCCATCGCGTCGTGATCCTCGACTTCTGGGCCGTGTGGTGCGTCCCGTGTCGCTTGTCCTTGCCGGCGCTGTCGCAGATGCAGGCGCGCTATGGCGCGCAGGGGCTCTCGGTCCTGCCGATTACCAGCGACCCCGCAGAGAGCGCCGCCACCTTTGCGCGCGACCTCGGTCTGCGCACGCCCGTCGTGCTCGATCCCGAGGGAACGACGACGCGCGCCTACGGCGTGTCGGTCCTGCCGACGACCGTCGTCATCGACCGTCGCGGGGTCGTCAGGGATGTGATCCTTGGCTACGGAAAACTCGAGGCGCAGCGCCTCGAGGCGCTCGTCGCGACGCTGCTCGCCGAGCCCGTGACGCCCGTGACGCCCGCGGCGCCTGCCATGCCCGCGCCGCCCGCGTCGGCCGGCGACGCAGGGGCTGCGGAGGCGGGGGCGACGAAGCCGAAGGCCACCTCGCCATGA